One Senegalia massiliensis DNA window includes the following coding sequences:
- a CDS encoding DUF871 domain-containing protein, with product MDKLGISIYPEKSSIKEMKEYIDITSENGFDRIFTCLLSVSVEEKDEVVKKFKTINEYAASKGMMVIADVNPKVFEQLNINYKDLTFFKEIGADGIRLDMGFTGNEESLMTFNEQGLMIEINMSNDTKYIDLIMNYMPNTKKLIGCHNFYPHNHSGLNYDHFMKCTENFKKHGLRTAAFITSQNDDTFGPWPVTDGLPTLEMHRNLPIDIQAKHYIAMNGFIDDVIISNCYPTDDEIKKLGSLRRDLITFDIDLVEDIPEIEEKIVLEELHFNRGDISDNFIRSTQPRVKYRGHDFKVFNAVDIKKGDVIIESSEYGHYAGELQIALSDMKNSGKTNVVGRIKEEELFLIDLIKPWQKFMFRRG from the coding sequence ATGGACAAATTAGGAATTTCAATATATCCAGAAAAAAGCAGTATAAAAGAAATGAAAGAATATATAGATATAACTTCAGAAAATGGATTTGATAGAATATTTACATGCTTATTAAGTGTTTCAGTAGAGGAAAAAGATGAAGTAGTAAAAAAATTTAAAACTATAAATGAATATGCGGCATCTAAAGGTATGATGGTAATAGCAGATGTAAATCCTAAAGTTTTTGAACAGTTAAATATTAATTATAAAGATTTAACTTTTTTTAAAGAAATAGGAGCAGATGGAATAAGACTAGATATGGGATTTACAGGCAATGAAGAATCTCTTATGACGTTTAATGAGCAAGGTTTAATGATAGAAATAAACATGAGTAATGATACTAAGTATATTGACTTAATAATGAATTACATGCCAAATACAAAGAAATTAATAGGGTGCCATAACTTTTATCCTCATAATCATAGTGGACTTAATTATGACCATTTTATGAAGTGTACAGAAAACTTTAAGAAACATGGTCTTAGAACAGCAGCATTTATTACATCTCAAAATGATGATACATTTGGTCCATGGCCTGTTACAGATGGATTACCTACGCTGGAAATGCATAGAAATTTACCTATAGATATTCAAGCAAAACACTATATAGCTATGAATGGATTTATTGATGATGTTATAATTTCTAATTGCTATCCTACAGACGATGAGATTAAAAAATTAGGTTCATTAAGAAGAGACTTAATTACATTTGATATTGATTTAGTTGAAGATATTCCTGAAATTGAAGAGAAAATAGTATTAGAAGAATTACATTTTAATAGAGGAGATATATCTGATAATTTTATTAGATCAACTCAACCAAGGGTGAAATATAGAGGACATGATTTCAAAGTGTTTAATGCGGTTGACATTAAAAAAGGAGATGTAATAATTGAGTCTAGCGAATATGGTCATTATGCAGGAGAACTTCAAATAGCACTTTCTGATATGAAAAATTCTGGAAAAACTAATGTTGTAGGAAGGATAAAAGAGGAAGAATTATTTTTAATTGATTTAATAAAGCCATGGCAAAAATTTATGTTTAGAAGAGGTTAA